In one Pseudomonas hydrolytica genomic region, the following are encoded:
- a CDS encoding argininosuccinate synthase — translation MADVKKVVLAYSGGLDTSVILKWLQDTYNCEVVTFTADLGQGEEVEPARAKAQALGVKEIYIDDLREEFVRDFVYPMFRANTIYEGEYLLGTSIARPLIAKRLIEIANETGADAISHGATGKGNDQVRFELGAYALKPGVKVIAPWREWDLLSREKLMDYAEKHAIPIERHGKKKSPYSMDANLLHISYEGGVLEDTWTEHEEDMWRWTKSPEAAPDTPTYIELTYQAGDIVAIDGKAMTPAQVLAELNRIGGENGIGRLDIVENRYVGMKSRGCYETPGGTIMLKAHRAIESITLDREVAHLKDELMPKYASLIYNGFWWSPERLMLQQMIDASQANVNGVVRLKLYKGNVIVTGRKSDDSLFDANIATFEEDGGAYNQQDAAGFIKLNALRMRIAAGKGRKLI, via the coding sequence ATGGCGGACGTCAAAAAGGTAGTTCTGGCCTATTCCGGTGGCCTGGACACCTCGGTGATCCTCAAGTGGCTGCAAGATACCTATAACTGCGAAGTGGTGACCTTCACCGCCGATCTCGGCCAGGGCGAGGAGGTCGAGCCGGCCCGCGCCAAGGCTCAGGCCCTGGGCGTCAAGGAAATCTACATCGACGACCTGCGCGAAGAGTTCGTCCGCGATTTCGTCTACCCGATGTTCCGCGCCAACACCATCTACGAAGGCGAGTACCTGCTGGGTACCTCCATCGCCCGTCCGCTGATCGCCAAGCGCCTGATCGAGATCGCCAACGAGACCGGCGCTGACGCCATCTCCCACGGCGCCACCGGCAAGGGCAACGACCAGGTGCGTTTCGAGCTGGGCGCCTATGCCCTGAAGCCGGGCGTCAAGGTCATCGCCCCCTGGCGCGAGTGGGACCTGCTGTCGCGCGAGAAGCTGATGGACTACGCCGAGAAGCACGCCATCCCGATCGAGCGCCACGGCAAGAAGAAGTCGCCGTACTCCATGGACGCCAACCTGCTGCACATATCCTACGAGGGCGGTGTGCTGGAAGACACCTGGACCGAGCACGAAGAAGACATGTGGCGTTGGACCAAGTCGCCGGAAGCGGCGCCGGACACCCCGACCTACATCGAGCTGACCTACCAGGCCGGTGACATCGTCGCCATTGACGGCAAGGCGATGACCCCGGCCCAGGTGCTGGCCGAGCTGAACCGCATCGGCGGTGAGAACGGCATCGGTCGCCTGGACATCGTCGAGAACCGCTACGTCGGCATGAAGTCGCGCGGCTGCTACGAGACCCCCGGCGGCACCATCATGCTCAAGGCCCACCGCGCCATCGAGTCGATCACCCTCGACCGCGAAGTGGCCCACCTGAAAGACGAGCTGATGCCCAAGTACGCCAGCCTGATCTACAACGGTTTCTGGTGGAGCCCGGAGCGTCTGATGCTGCAGCAGATGATCGACGCCTCCCAGGCCAACGTGAACGGTGTGGTGCGCCTGAAGCTGTACAAGGGCAACGTCATCGTCACCGGGCGCAAGTCCGACGATTCGCTGTTCGACGCCAACATCGCCACCTTCGAGGAAGACGGCGGCGCCTACAACCAGCAGGACGCGGCGGGCTTCATCAAGCTCAACGCCCTGCGCATGCGCATCGCTGCCGGCAAGGGCCGCAAGCTGATCTGA
- a CDS encoding flagellar protein MotY: protein MRAPQSLLISLLASMPLCLSAHAISFQTRIEQVEWKVEGDQFECRLSQSISNFGSGEFVRRAGEQVTFRLKARERWMGAGSATLLAAAAPWQPGRGDINLGVVSVGNGEVPFNSSQEQGARLLTGLLEGRSPLVRHRTLNGGDNLEVRLLPVKFHKAYEEYQACTAKLLPVNFEQIRQAQIGFPGGGIELDAMAKAKLDIILDFVKADPSINSFQIDGHADNSGNRLTNRDLSRRRALAVQEYLVAGGVPTEQITVRFHGERYPLVPNNNEANRAKNRRATLRLDRAAPAEVAPPSAPADPAPTAPADPAGSTPS, encoded by the coding sequence GTGCGTGCGCCCCAATCTCTTCTCATCAGCCTGCTGGCGAGCATGCCTCTGTGCCTGTCGGCGCACGCCATCAGTTTCCAGACGCGGATCGAGCAGGTGGAATGGAAGGTAGAGGGCGATCAGTTCGAGTGCCGCCTCAGTCAGTCGATCAGCAACTTCGGCAGCGGCGAGTTCGTGCGCCGTGCCGGTGAGCAGGTGACCTTCCGTCTCAAGGCGCGCGAGCGCTGGATGGGCGCCGGCTCGGCGACCTTGCTGGCGGCAGCGGCGCCCTGGCAACCGGGGCGTGGTGACATCAATCTCGGCGTGGTCAGTGTTGGCAACGGCGAGGTGCCGTTCAATAGCTCGCAGGAGCAGGGTGCGCGGCTGCTCACCGGTCTGCTGGAAGGGCGTAGCCCGCTGGTGCGTCACCGCACCCTCAATGGCGGCGACAACCTCGAGGTGCGCCTGCTGCCGGTGAAGTTCCACAAGGCCTACGAGGAATACCAGGCGTGCACCGCCAAGCTGCTGCCGGTCAACTTCGAGCAGATTCGCCAGGCGCAGATCGGCTTTCCCGGCGGCGGGATCGAACTGGATGCCATGGCCAAGGCCAAGCTCGACATCATTCTGGACTTCGTCAAGGCCGACCCCAGCATCAACAGCTTCCAGATCGACGGTCACGCCGACAACAGCGGCAATCGCCTGACCAATCGCGACCTGTCCCGCCGCCGCGCATTGGCCGTGCAGGAGTATCTGGTGGCCGGCGGTGTGCCGACGGAGCAGATTACCGTCCGTTTTCATGGCGAGCGCTACCCGCTGGTGCCCAACAACAACGAGGCCAACCGCGCCAAGAACCGCCGTGCCACCCTGCGTCTGGACCGCGCGGCGCCGGCCGAAGTCGCGCCGCCCAGCGCTCCCGCAGACCCTGCCCCGACCGCGCCGGCCGACCCGGCTGGCAGCACGCCGTCCTGA
- the pyrC gene encoding dihydroorotase, with the protein MSDRLTLLRPDDWHIHLRDGAVLPHTVGDAARTFGRAIIMPNLVPPVRNAAEADAYRQRILAARPAGSRFEPLMVLYLTDNTSPEDVRAAKASGFVHAAKLYPAGATTNSDSGVTSIDKIFPALEAMAEVGMLLLVHGEVTRAEIDVFDREKAFIDEHLTRVVERFPTLKVVFEHITTRDAVQFVEAASANVGATITAHHLLYNRNHMLVGGIRPHFYCLPILKRNVHQEALLDAATSGNVKFFLGTDSAPHAKHAKEAACGCAGCYTAFAAIELYAEAFEQRKALDKLEAFASFHGPDFYGLPRNSDSITLAREEWTVPASLPLGDNSVVPLRAGETLRWKLLEGQA; encoded by the coding sequence ATGTCCGACCGCCTGACTCTCCTGCGTCCCGATGACTGGCACATTCACCTGCGCGATGGTGCGGTGCTGCCACACACCGTCGGCGATGCCGCGCGCACTTTCGGCCGCGCCATCATCATGCCCAACCTGGTTCCGCCGGTACGCAATGCCGCCGAGGCCGACGCCTATCGCCAGCGCATTCTCGCTGCGCGCCCGGCCGGCAGCCGCTTCGAGCCGCTGATGGTGCTCTACCTCACCGACAACACCAGCCCCGAGGACGTCCGCGCGGCCAAGGCCAGCGGCTTCGTGCATGCGGCCAAGCTCTATCCGGCCGGTGCCACCACCAACTCCGACTCGGGCGTCACCAGCATCGACAAGATCTTCCCGGCGCTGGAAGCCATGGCCGAAGTCGGCATGCTGCTGCTGGTGCATGGCGAGGTGACCCGCGCCGAGATCGACGTGTTCGACCGCGAAAAGGCCTTCATCGACGAGCATCTGACCCGCGTGGTCGAGCGCTTCCCCACGCTGAAAGTGGTGTTCGAGCACATCACCACCCGTGACGCGGTGCAGTTCGTCGAGGCGGCCTCGGCCAACGTCGGCGCCACCATCACCGCGCACCACCTGCTGTACAACCGCAACCACATGCTAGTTGGCGGTATTCGCCCGCACTTCTACTGCCTGCCGATCCTCAAGCGCAACGTGCACCAGGAAGCCCTGCTCGACGCGGCCACCAGCGGCAACGTCAAGTTCTTCCTCGGCACCGACTCGGCTCCGCACGCCAAGCACGCCAAGGAAGCCGCCTGCGGCTGCGCCGGCTGCTACACCGCCTTCGCCGCCATCGAGCTGTACGCCGAGGCGTTCGAACAGCGCAAGGCGCTGGACAAGCTGGAAGCCTTTGCCAGCTTCCACGGCCCGGACTTCTACGGCCTGCCGCGCAACAGCGACAGCATCACCCTGGCGCGTGAGGAATGGACCGTGCCGGCCAGCCTGCCGCTGGGCGACAACAGCGTGGTACCGCTGCGTGCCGGCGAAACCCTGCGCTGGAAGCTGCTGGAGGGCCAGGCGTGA
- the rnt gene encoding ribonuclease T translates to MSEDSYDDELEPSLPAGPRTPMAARFRGYLPVVVDVETGGFNCATDALLEIAATTIAMDEGGFLYPDHTHFFRIEPFEGANIEAAALEFTGIKLDHPLRMAVSEEHALGEIFKGLRKSIKSAGCKRAILVGHNSSFDLGFLNAAVARCGIKRNPFHPFSSFDTATLAGLAYGQTVLAKACQAAGIEFDGKEAHSARYDTEKTAELFCGIVNRWKEMGGWDEFDQ, encoded by the coding sequence GTGAGCGAAGACAGCTACGACGACGAGCTCGAACCCAGCCTGCCTGCCGGCCCGCGCACCCCGATGGCCGCGCGCTTTCGCGGCTACCTGCCGGTGGTAGTGGACGTCGAGACCGGTGGCTTCAATTGCGCCACCGACGCCCTGCTGGAAATCGCCGCGACCACCATCGCCATGGACGAGGGCGGCTTTCTCTATCCGGATCACACGCACTTCTTCCGCATCGAGCCCTTCGAGGGCGCCAATATCGAGGCGGCAGCGCTGGAGTTCACCGGCATCAAGCTCGATCACCCGCTGCGCATGGCGGTGAGCGAGGAGCATGCCCTGGGCGAGATCTTCAAGGGCCTGCGCAAGTCGATCAAATCGGCCGGCTGCAAGCGCGCCATCCTGGTGGGCCACAACAGCAGCTTCGATCTGGGCTTTCTCAACGCCGCGGTGGCGCGTTGCGGAATCAAGCGCAACCCCTTCCATCCCTTCTCCAGTTTCGATACCGCCACCCTGGCCGGCCTCGCCTACGGCCAGACCGTGCTTGCCAAGGCCTGCCAGGCCGCCGGCATCGAGTTCGATGGCAAGGAGGCGCACTCGGCGCGCTACGACACCGAAAAGACGGCCGAGCTGTTCTGCGGCATCGTCAACCGCTGGAAGGAAATGGGCGGCTGGGACGAGTTCGATCAGTAG
- a CDS encoding bacterioferritin-associated ferredoxin produces MYVCLCEGVTDTQIRDAVYEGCCSYREVRGTLGIASQCGKCACLAKQVVRETIAEVQSSQASLAYPAGFAAA; encoded by the coding sequence ATGTACGTCTGCCTCTGTGAAGGTGTCACCGATACGCAAATCCGCGACGCGGTCTATGAAGGCTGCTGCAGCTACCGTGAAGTCCGCGGCACCCTGGGCATCGCCAGCCAGTGCGGCAAGTGCGCCTGCCTGGCCAAGCAGGTGGTACGCGAGACCATCGCCGAAGTGCAGAGCAGCCAGGCCAGCCTGGCCTACCCCGCCGGTTTCGCGGCCGCCTGA
- a CDS encoding DUF5064 family protein, with translation MFEPGHLHRSNPPGLGGQPAYSIDFYYEVRKDSPEGPMLHGRLVGEIDGKAFEEVFEMHRDTAFNFASVISRLVAKHGLHPNNSPIMRAHKEYDAIFEDIRAKLHAKPGEAVNLDHVERDGL, from the coding sequence ATGTTCGAACCTGGCCATCTGCACCGCAGCAATCCGCCTGGCCTGGGCGGGCAGCCGGCGTACAGCATCGATTTCTACTACGAGGTCCGCAAGGACTCCCCGGAGGGTCCCATGCTGCATGGGCGCCTGGTGGGCGAGATCGACGGCAAGGCCTTCGAGGAAGTCTTCGAGATGCACCGCGATACAGCCTTCAACTTCGCCAGCGTGATATCCCGGCTGGTGGCCAAGCATGGTCTGCACCCCAACAACAGCCCGATCATGCGTGCGCACAAGGAGTATGACGCGATCTTCGAGGACATCCGCGCCAAGCTGCACGCCAAGCCGGGCGAGGCGGTGAACCTCGACCATGTGGAGCGCGACGGCCTGTAG
- a CDS encoding DUF2288 domain-containing protein has product MTDQSSTLYAKLLGETAPIRWQELQPFFARGALLWVEGNQDLVAVAQAVAENDQARVAQWMSEGLVGRLEDARAEDLLTRDPQLWAVVVAPWVLVQERAGDGTLH; this is encoded by the coding sequence ATGACGGATCAATCTAGCACCCTCTATGCCAAGCTGCTTGGCGAAACCGCGCCGATTCGCTGGCAGGAATTGCAGCCTTTCTTCGCCCGTGGCGCGTTGCTCTGGGTCGAGGGCAATCAGGATCTGGTCGCGGTCGCGCAGGCCGTGGCCGAGAACGATCAGGCACGTGTCGCGCAGTGGATGAGCGAGGGGCTGGTGGGCCGCCTCGAGGATGCGCGTGCCGAAGATCTGCTGACGCGCGATCCGCAGCTCTGGGCCGTGGTGGTGGCGCCCTGGGTGCTGGTGCAGGAAAGGGCAGGGGACGGGACGCTGCACTGA
- a CDS encoding branched-chain amino acid ABC transporter substrate-binding protein, with the protein MNKATKQISKLFAAMALAGAASYSMAADNIKIGLAGPVTGAVAQYGEMQFIGAKMAIEQINKAGGVNGAQLEGVVYDDACDPKQAVAVANKIVNDGVKFVVGHLCSSSTQPASDIYEDEGILMITAASTSPDITARGYELVFRTIGLDSLQGPTAGNFIADHVKPKNVAVIHDKQQYGEGIATAVKQTLEGKGVKVSLFEGINAGDKDFSALIAKLNQAGVDFVYYGGYHPELGLLLRQTKERGLNVKFMGPEGVGNKEISAIAGPASEGLLVTLPKSFDQDPKNQALVEAFKAKNEDPSGPFVFPAYAAVQVIAEGIEKAGDTDTAKVAAALRANSFDTPTGTLAFDEKGDLKDFSFVVYEWHQDGTKSEAK; encoded by the coding sequence ATGAACAAGGCTACTAAGCAGATTTCCAAGCTGTTCGCGGCAATGGCACTGGCGGGGGCGGCCAGCTATTCGATGGCGGCCGACAACATCAAGATCGGCCTGGCCGGTCCGGTGACCGGTGCCGTCGCTCAGTACGGTGAGATGCAATTCATCGGCGCCAAGATGGCCATCGAGCAGATCAACAAGGCTGGCGGCGTGAACGGCGCCCAGCTCGAAGGCGTGGTCTATGACGACGCTTGCGATCCGAAGCAGGCCGTGGCCGTTGCCAACAAGATCGTCAACGACGGCGTCAAGTTCGTGGTTGGCCACCTGTGCTCCAGCTCCACTCAACCGGCTTCCGACATCTACGAAGATGAAGGCATCCTGATGATCACCGCGGCTTCCACCAGCCCGGACATCACCGCTCGTGGCTACGAGCTGGTGTTCCGCACCATCGGTCTGGACAGCCTGCAGGGCCCGACCGCCGGTAACTTCATCGCCGACCACGTCAAGCCGAAGAACGTTGCCGTCATCCACGACAAGCAGCAGTACGGCGAAGGCATCGCCACCGCGGTCAAGCAGACCCTGGAAGGCAAAGGCGTGAAGGTTTCCCTGTTCGAAGGCATCAACGCCGGCGACAAGGACTTCTCCGCTCTGATCGCCAAGCTGAATCAGGCTGGCGTCGACTTCGTCTACTACGGCGGCTACCACCCGGAACTGGGCCTGCTGCTGCGCCAGACCAAGGAGCGTGGCCTGAACGTCAAGTTCATGGGTCCGGAAGGCGTGGGTAACAAGGAAATCTCCGCCATCGCAGGTCCCGCCTCCGAAGGTCTGCTGGTGACCCTGCCGAAGTCCTTCGACCAGGATCCGAAGAACCAGGCGCTGGTCGAGGCCTTCAAGGCCAAGAACGAAGACCCGAGCGGTCCGTTCGTGTTCCCAGCCTACGCTGCCGTTCAGGTCATCGCTGAAGGCATCGAGAAAGCCGGCGATACCGACACCGCCAAAGTGGCCGCAGCCCTGCGCGCCAACAGCTTCGACACCCCCACCGGCACCCTGGCCTTCGACGAGAAGGGCGATCTGAAGGACTTCAGCTTCGTGGTGTACGAGTGGCACCAGGACGGCACCAAGTCCGAAGCCAAGTAA
- the livH gene encoding high-affinity branched-chain amino acid ABC transporter permease LivH, protein MPDLYHYLQQLLNGLTIGSTYALIAIGYTMVYGIIGMINFAHGEVYMIGSYVAFTVIAGLAMFGLEAVPFVMIAAFAATMIVTSAYGYSIERVAYRPLRGGNRLIPLISAIGMSIFLQNAVLLSQDSKDKAIPSLLPGNFILGESAANGVVVSYMQVLIFIVTFVAMIGLTLFISRSRLGRACRACAEDLKMANLLGINTNNIIALTFVIGAALAAIASVLLGMNYGVINPHLGFLAGIKAFTAAVLGGIGSIPGAVLGGLLLGVAEAFGADIFGDQYKDVVAFSLLVLVLLFRPTGILGRPEVEKV, encoded by the coding sequence ATGCCTGATCTTTATCACTACCTGCAACAGCTGCTCAATGGGCTGACCATTGGCAGCACCTATGCCCTGATCGCCATCGGCTACACCATGGTCTACGGCATCATCGGCATGATCAACTTCGCCCATGGCGAGGTTTACATGATTGGCTCGTACGTAGCCTTCACCGTGATCGCCGGCCTCGCCATGTTCGGCCTGGAAGCCGTGCCCTTCGTGATGATCGCGGCGTTCGCCGCCACCATGATCGTCACCAGTGCCTACGGTTACAGCATCGAACGGGTGGCCTACCGCCCACTGCGCGGCGGCAACCGTCTCATCCCGCTGATCTCCGCGATCGGCATGTCGATCTTCCTGCAAAACGCCGTGTTGCTTTCACAGGACTCCAAGGACAAGGCCATCCCCAGCCTGCTGCCTGGCAATTTCATCCTCGGTGAAAGCGCCGCCAACGGCGTGGTGGTGTCCTACATGCAGGTGCTGATCTTCATCGTGACCTTCGTCGCCATGATCGGTCTGACCCTGTTCATCTCCCGTTCGCGCCTGGGCCGCGCCTGCCGCGCCTGCGCCGAAGACCTGAAGATGGCCAACCTGCTCGGCATCAACACCAACAACATCATTGCCCTGACCTTCGTCATCGGCGCGGCGCTGGCCGCCATCGCCTCGGTGCTGCTGGGCATGAACTACGGCGTGATCAACCCGCACCTGGGCTTCCTCGCCGGCATCAAGGCCTTCACCGCCGCGGTACTCGGCGGTATCGGCAGCATTCCGGGCGCGGTGCTCGGCGGCTTGCTGCTGGGTGTGGCCGAAGCCTTCGGCGCCGATATCTTCGGCGATCAATACAAGGACGTGGTGGC